A stretch of DNA from Acidimicrobiales bacterium:
TCACGGTCGTGGTCGATGCCACGTTCGGGCATCGCATCCCCGAGTCCGAGCGCGCCGAGTACGACGAGGCCATCGTGAACGGTGAGCTCGTGTGCCCGCCCGCGGGTGCCATCGGCCGGGGCGACGCGTTCGTGCTCCAGATCGCCGACAAGGCCGGCGCCACCGTGCTGTCGAACGACTCCTTCCAGGAGTTCCACGGCGACTACGCCTGGCTGTTCGACGAAGGTCGGCTCATCGGCGGCAAGCCGGTGCCCGAAGTCGGGTGGGTGTTCGTGGCCCGCACGCCGGTCCGCGGTCCAGTCAGTCGCAAGGCCACGAAGAACGTGCGGGGCCCCCGCCGACCGCGACGCAGTTCGACCAAGGCGGCGCTACAACAACCCGCTCCCAAGAGCCCGCCGGTTCCCACAGGCAAGCCACCCAAGGTGGGCGACGTCGGGTTGCAACCCGATGCCGGCGGTCGGTCCGACGCCAACGGGCGGTCGGGCGCCTCGAAACGTGCGAGGTCGTCCGACGCGTCGACCCCGTCCGACGCGTCGACCCCGTCCGACCCGTCGACCCCGTCGAACACGCCCGGTGCCTCGGAACCGTCCGACGGGTCGCCGTCGCGGGGTCGGCGTGGCCGGCGCGGCCGCGCCACCGTCGAGCCCACCAACGAGTTGCTCCCGTTCATCGACTTCGCGGGCGCCCATCCGGTGGGTAGCGAGGTCGAGGCCGAAGTTGAGCGCTTCAGCTCGCATGGCGCCTACTTGCGGACTGGCGGCCTGCTCGCCTACGCACCGTTGCGGCTGATGGGTGAGACGCCGCCCCGCAGCCCACGCGAGAAGTTCGATCTCGGGTCGACGTACACGCTCACGGTCGTGTCGTTCGACTCGTCGCGCCGCGGGGTCGATCTGGCCCTGCCCGAGTTCGCCAGCGACGCGATAGCCGCCGCTGCAGCTTCTGCCACCGCCGAGGACGACGCCGAGTCGTCCGACGCACCGGCAGACGGGCTTGACGCCTCGGGGGCGTCGGCCGCGCACACCCCTGCACCATCCGACGAGGCAGAGGAGACACCGACCATGGCGACCCCGCGCAAGTCCGCGGCCAACAAGTCGGCGGCCAAGAAGACCACCGCCAAGAAGGCCACGGCCAAGAAGACGACGGCCAAGAAGACGACGGCCCGCAAGGCGCCCGCCAAGAAGACCACCGCCAAGAAGGCTGTCGCGAAGAAGGCGACGGCCCGCAAGGCGCCCGCCAAGAAGACGACGGCCCGCAAGGCGCCCGCGAAGAAGACCACCGCCAAGAAGGCTGTCGCGAAGAAGATGACCGCCAACAAGACGACCGCCAAGAAGACGACGGCGCGCAAGACGGCGGCCAAGAAGACCACCGCCAAGCGCGCACCCGCCAAGAAGGCGACCGCGAGGCGCACCTCGCGCTAGCCGCCCTCGGTCTCAGTCCGGCGTCGCTCGTTCGAGGAGACGCCGGACCCAGCGCTCCAGGGTCTCGGTGGGGAGGGCGCCGGGGATCGTCAGGGAACCGACCACCCACGTCGGCGTCCCCGCGACACCGGCATCTCGTGCCGCGGCCATGGACGCCGCCAACACCGTGTCACCGATGTCGGCGACACGGTCGCGCACTTCGTCGGCAGGCGCGCCGCTGGCGGACACCAGGCTGTCGATGACCTCGCTGTCGTCGAGCGGGTCACCGGTGGCGAACTGCGCGGCGAACAACGCCGTGTCGAGCGCGTCGAAGGCCTCGGGCCACTCTGTCCGCACCACTTCCGCCGTCGCCAGCGCGCGATGCGTGTTCGGCATTCGGGTTGGTCGGCGGAAGGGCAGCCCAGCCTCGTCGCACTCGGCTTCGATGCGGTCGAACGTGGGGCCGAGCCGTCCATCGGACCGCACCGTGCGCCCGGCCGGGCCGATCTCCGGGTGGAGCTCGAAGGGCAGCGCCGTCACCGCCAGTCCCAACTCGCGGAGCTTCGCCGTGCGGACCTGCCCCACGTAGCACCAAGGGCACAAGTAGTCGCTCCACAGCAGTGCATCCATCGCCTCGCACCGTACCGGCCGCCGCGGCACATCGGCCTCGGTAACGTGCCATGGATGCGGATCGCGACCTGGAACGTCAACTCGCTCAAAGCGCGCTTGCCTCGGGTCGAGGAGTGGTTGGGCGAGGTCGAGCCCGACATCTTGTGCATGCAGGAGACCAAGCTCGACGACGCCGCCTTCCCGGCGATGACCTTCCAGTCGATGGGCTACGAGGCCGTCCACCACGGCGAGGGGCGGTGGAACGGTGTGGCCATCTTGAGCCGGGTCGGCATCGACGACGTGGTCGACGGCTTCGGTGATGACGATCCGCCCGACGGCGAGGCCCGCCTTGTGTGGGCCACGTGCGGGGGCGTGCGAGTGGGCTCGGCGTACATCCCCAACGGCCGCGAGGTGGGACACGACCACTACCGGTACAAGTTGGCGTGGCTGGCTCGTCTCCGCACCGTCCTCGATCGCCAGGCTGGGGGCGACGGCGCGGATCTGGTCGTGTGCGGTGACTTCAACGTGGCGCCGGCGGACGAGGACGTGTGGAACGTCGCGGCCTTCGAAGGCGCCACGCACGTGAGCGATGCGGAGCGCGCCGCGCTCGCGGAACTGGAGTCCTGGGGCCTGCATGATGTGTTCCGGGAGCGCCAGCCGCAGCCCGGCCTCTTTTCGTGGTGGGACTACCGGGCCGGCAGCTTCCACAAGCGCCAGGGGATGCGGATCGACCTCGTCTTGGCCTCTGGGCCACTCGCGTCGCGGGCCGCGTATGCGGTGGTGGATCGCAACGCACGCAAGGGAAAGGGCCCCTCTGACCACGCGCCCGTGATCGTCGACTTCCGCGCGCCCGTCGACGGTCGGTAACAATCGCGCGATGGAAGACGAGATCTCGGCCGCTGCCGGGCTGCGGGGACGGATCCTCGCCGCGTCGGCCGACGAAGCCACCGAACCCCGCCGAGTTGCCCTCCACGCGCTCGCGTCCCGCGCCCGCGAGCTCATCGAACGGCTGGTGGCCACCACCGCGCCCCGCGAGGTGCTCGAGGCGGCAACGGTCGATCTGGCAGCGACCACCGAGCGCTTCGAGGGTTACGAACCGGTGACATTGATCGGGTTCGCCGAAGTGGCGACGGCAGGCAACGAGCCCGGGGCCGTGTTCGATCACAGCCCGATGATCGGCAAGGCCAACCCGTTGTCTCCGCCGATGACCTTGCGGATCGACGACGACCGGGTGGTCGGCAGGGTCACGTTCGGCTCGGCCTATGAAGGCCCGCCCGGTTGCGTGCACGGCGGCTATGTCGCAGCCATGTTCGACGAGCTGCTCGGCGGCGCCCAGTCGCTGTCGGGTCACGCGGGGATGACCGGCACGTTGACGATCCGCTACCTGCGTCCGACGCCGCTGCACACCGAGTTGCAGCTCGAGGCGACCGTCGACCGAGTCGAGGGACGGAAGATCTTCTGCAAGGGGACTTGCCACGTAGACGGTGAGAAGGTGAGCGAGGCCGAGGGGATCTTCATCTCCCTGACCGCCGACAAGTTCGTCGCCATGCGCGGCGAGCGCGACGCGCGCTTCTCGTCGATCCCGCCGCCCAGCGACTGAGCCGGAACGGAGACTGGTGCCCGCATGCTCTCCTCGCTCGACGAACACCAGCTCCTCGTCCTCTGGGTCCAACTCGCCGCGCTGGTCACCTTGGCGCGGGTGCTCGGCGGGTTGCTGCGGCGGATCGGCCAGCCCGCCGTGGTCGGGGAGCTGTCCGCGGGCCTGCTGCTCGGGCCGTCGGTGTTCGGCAAAGTGTGGCCGAGCGGCTTCCACTGGTTCTTGCCCCGCGATGACATGCAGGGATCCGCGCTCGTGGCGCTCGGGTGGGTCGGCGCTGCGTTGCTGCTGGTGGTCACCGGCTTCGAGACCGACCTCGGCCTGATCCGGCGCTTCGGTCGGGCGGCGGCGCTGGTGGCCGCGGGCAGCCTGGTCCTGCCGTTCGCGTGCGGGATCGCCGTCGGATGGATCCTGCCCGCCACGTTCATGGCCGACCACCACAGCCGCACGGTGTTCGCGCTGTTCATGGCCACCGCGCTCAGCATCTCGTCGCTGCCGGTGATCGCCAAGATCCTGAGCGAGCTGCAGCTGATGCGCCGCAACTTCGGTCAGATCAACCTCGCGGCCGGCATGGCGAACGACACGGTCGGATGGATCCTGCTCGGCCTGATCTCGGGCTTGGCTTCGTCGGGACACGTCTCGCTCGGCAGGGTCGCCTTCGCGATCGTGGGCATGGCGGGGTTCTTGCTGCTGGCATTGACGGTCGGCCAGCGGCTCGTCGACGCCGCGCTGCGGCGCATCCGGTCGGTGCACGGCGACGACGAACAGGGCTCTGGCAGCTCGCTGGGTCTGGCGATCGTGGTGATGCTCGCGTGTGGCGCGGCCGCGCAGGCGCTGGGGCTCGAAGCCGTGCTCGGCGCCTTCATCGCCGGCATCGTGCTCGGCCGCTCCCGCTTTCAGCGCGAGGAGGTCCACGGTCGGATCGAAGCGATGACGTCCGCGTTCTTCGCGCCGGTGTTCTTCGCCACCGCCGGGCTGCGCGTCGACTTGGGTCTGCTGAAGGACTCGACGGTGCTGTGGTGGAGCCTCGGCATCCTCGTGGTGGCCACGCTGAGCAAGTTTCTCGGGTCGTTCATCGGGGCGGAGCTGGCGAAGCTCAGCCGTCGCGAAGCTGTGGCGTTGGGCGCCGGCCTCAATGCGCGGGGCGCGATGGAGATCGTCATCGCGACGGTCGGTCTCGGGCTCGGCGTGCTCAACCAGGCCGCGTTCACCGCGATCGTGTTGATGGCGATGGTGACGTCGATGCTCGCGCCGCCGACGTTGCGGCTCGCCGTGCGGAACTGGCGCGGCAGCGACGAGGAGCAGGCACGCCTCGACCGGGAAGCGACCCTGGGCCGCAACATCGTGGTCAAGGACCGCCGCATGCTGTTGCCGAGCAGGGGACAGGTGAACTCGATCGTGGCGGCGCAGATCCTCAACTT
This window harbors:
- a CDS encoding PaaI family thioesterase, yielding MEDEISAAAGLRGRILAASADEATEPRRVALHALASRARELIERLVATTAPREVLEAATVDLAATTERFEGYEPVTLIGFAEVATAGNEPGAVFDHSPMIGKANPLSPPMTLRIDDDRVVGRVTFGSAYEGPPGCVHGGYVAAMFDELLGGAQSLSGHAGMTGTLTIRYLRPTPLHTELQLEATVDRVEGRKIFCKGTCHVDGEKVSEAEGIFISLTADKFVAMRGERDARFSSIPPPSD
- a CDS encoding DsbA family protein is translated as MDALLWSDYLCPWCYVGQVRTAKLRELGLAVTALPFELHPEIGPAGRTVRSDGRLGPTFDRIEAECDEAGLPFRRPTRMPNTHRALATAEVVRTEWPEAFDALDTALFAAQFATGDPLDDSEVIDSLVSASGAPADEVRDRVADIGDTVLAASMAAARDAGVAGTPTWVVGSLTIPGALPTETLERWVRRLLERATPD
- a CDS encoding exodeoxyribonuclease III, with the translated sequence MRIATWNVNSLKARLPRVEEWLGEVEPDILCMQETKLDDAAFPAMTFQSMGYEAVHHGEGRWNGVAILSRVGIDDVVDGFGDDDPPDGEARLVWATCGGVRVGSAYIPNGREVGHDHYRYKLAWLARLRTVLDRQAGGDGADLVVCGDFNVAPADEDVWNVAAFEGATHVSDAERAALAELESWGLHDVFRERQPQPGLFSWWDYRAGSFHKRQGMRIDLVLASGPLASRAAYAVVDRNARKGKGPSDHAPVIVDFRAPVDGR
- a CDS encoding histone H1-like repetitive region-containing protein codes for the protein MALQHVVVDGSNIATEGRNLPSLAQLDEAVQAFLAEQPVEKLTVVVDATFGHRIPESERAEYDEAIVNGELVCPPAGAIGRGDAFVLQIADKAGATVLSNDSFQEFHGDYAWLFDEGRLIGGKPVPEVGWVFVARTPVRGPVSRKATKNVRGPRRPRRSSTKAALQQPAPKSPPVPTGKPPKVGDVGLQPDAGGRSDANGRSGASKRARSSDASTPSDASTPSDPSTPSNTPGASEPSDGSPSRGRRGRRGRATVEPTNELLPFIDFAGAHPVGSEVEAEVERFSSHGAYLRTGGLLAYAPLRLMGETPPRSPREKFDLGSTYTLTVVSFDSSRRGVDLALPEFASDAIAAAAASATAEDDAESSDAPADGLDASGASAAHTPAPSDEAEETPTMATPRKSAANKSAAKKTTAKKATAKKTTAKKTTARKAPAKKTTAKKAVAKKATARKAPAKKTTARKAPAKKTTAKKAVAKKMTANKTTAKKTTARKTAAKKTTAKRAPAKKATARRTSR
- a CDS encoding cation:proton antiporter → MLSSLDEHQLLVLWVQLAALVTLARVLGGLLRRIGQPAVVGELSAGLLLGPSVFGKVWPSGFHWFLPRDDMQGSALVALGWVGAALLLVVTGFETDLGLIRRFGRAAALVAAGSLVLPFACGIAVGWILPATFMADHHSRTVFALFMATALSISSLPVIAKILSELQLMRRNFGQINLAAGMANDTVGWILLGLISGLASSGHVSLGRVAFAIVGMAGFLLLALTVGQRLVDAALRRIRSVHGDDEQGSGSSLGLAIVVMLACGAAAQALGLEAVLGAFIAGIVLGRSRFQREEVHGRIEAMTSAFFAPVFFATAGLRVDLGLLKDSTVLWWSLGILVVATLSKFLGSFIGAELAKLSRREAVALGAGLNARGAMEIVIATVGLGLGVLNQAAFTAIVLMAMVTSMLAPPTLRLAVRNWRGSDEEQARLDREATLGRNIVVKDRRMLLPSRGQVNSIVAAQILNFAWPIETPVTVLSVADNGVEPDIEAVLNVVADRAHEVQQTSGPDSVGAILAEAKLGYGVIGLGVNERPTPGKLLSSVADELVLRAALPLVIVRRARNLETSLPAAFTRAIVPVSGSRASRAAQEVAFHLSSQLGTEIVLTHVIDREQTSDEATAATSAGYRWVGRREGAGVLSRDDARVKAGERLLERATDFAAGFEVHPRATLRSGTSASDELLAAAEQHECDLLIVGATARELGDRPYLGHLVEDLLARADTTVVIVTDAPPSNAT